The genomic stretch TTGAATGTGTCATCTATGTCTAATTGAGCCAATATATCATTACTTACTGTACCAATGATTTTCTCCAACTCTTCCTTTTCCTTATTTTCATAGGGCTTTTTACGAAGACTCTTTATATCGATATTTTCATAATCAAACTGTCGGCTACTGTCATCAACCTTGTAACCAATTAAAACACCTTCGTATAAATCAAGCTCAACATTTTTATAATCTTTGGCTTCTAAATCAAAAACCTTGATGCCTACAAGCTTATAGTTAATACTATTATTCTTGATTGAGTTATATACATTCTGGTCACAGATTATTCGCTTCCAACCATGTTCTAAAAACTCATTTGGAACACTATCCAAAATAAAGTTTGGATTTACTTGGCTTATCAAAAAGGAATATTTTGATGGCAATTTCTCAGCCACTGACTTCAACAAATCATACTCCCATTGTTGAATATTTTTAGCCCGTTTTTTCTTGAATAAGTTAAACATGTTAGTATCCAAAAGTATTGCCACTATTTATTGCGTTCTTAATTTCTTTAGGGAAAAACCTATACCTGTACGGGTCTCTGATTCCGTGCTGTATTGTATTTAAAGGCTGCAAATTCAACCTGTTGTTCTTTAGCCAATTTGGAGCCCATTTTGCCCTTTGAGGGATAAATCTATGATGGAGCTCCATATGAACTTTAAACACTTTCCCGCTGGACATCCTTATCGGCTGAAAAGTTGGTTTAGTTCTGGTAGCCCAATATGAAGTTTTAAATTGCGAGAATGTTTTGCCTCCTTTAAGGAAACTACCTCCCTTTGCTACTGCCTTCACCCCTCTCACTGCCGCACTCAAAGCCATCTCCCCACCAACCATCTCAGGGATACTCAATATCGCACCACCGAAAGGGGTGTCGGCAAAGGCCTGTCGTCCACCATATACTCCGGCCACTACCGGATTATATCCGCTGGCAAAAAGCTTATGCCATCCTGCCAGGTCATACCCTTCCAGCGCCTCAATGGTGTGGACAGGTAAGGACACATAATCGTCACGAAATACAGGAATGGCGAAATTTCCCCGCTGACCCGTAATAGGCATTTGGGCTTCTATCGCATTTCGGGCGGAAGCACCGGCCAGCAGTGCCTTACCGGCAGCCATCCCCCAGTCTATAGAACCTCCTGCCACCAATGTACCGGGCCATGAACCCAATGCCCCTCCTATAAAACCAGATGTCTGGGGGCTGATACCAAGCGAGTTCAGCCCCGCTGCTGAGCCGGTACTTACCGCAGTGGATGCAGCGTTTGCCAGACCGCCCATCAAAGCCCCTCTACCTACCTGACTTGCAAACTGCCCCCAGTCCCAGCTGTTGCCTGCCGTCAGACTGGCCGCATAGAACAGGGCACTCTGTGCCGCACCGGCGGCCATCGCCCCGAGGATCGGCCCCACAAACTCCCCATCCGGATCCACCGCAAACCACCGTCCCAGTGCCGCATCATACTGCCTGGCATGAAAATCATACCAGCCGGTCTTATACAAGCGTATGGTCCTTCCTTCCCTGCATCCTAGCCCCTCGCTAAATCAGTCCACCGGACTGATTCTTAACGCTCGGTCCTCAGTCATCTGGATCAGTGGGCTTTCTTCCACTTCCACGGTAAAGTCATCAAAAGCCTGCCCGCCGTGGCGGGAACGCTTCTTTCCCTCGGGAGCATCGTTACTCAGGTAAATATAACAAAATTCGGGTGCATCCGCAGTGGCCTTCACCACCTGGGATGACGGTTTTTCCTGTAATGCGACACGGTTACCGCCTAAGAGCTTTTCCCCTATTGGAACAGACCTTTATTTCATCCTACTATTCTGAATACCTTGCATATTTTGATTCCAGATCAGCATACAAAAACACCAAAAGTGGCACTCTGTATATGCTTTTATTTTTAAATTCCTGTTCGGATAATGAATCCAAATATCTTTCCAACAAATCCTTTCTAAATGAATCTTCATAAAACATATCTCCCAAAACAGTAAATATTCCATAAATTGTAGATTCTTCAGTAATATGATCTTTATTTCTCTTTATAGTTTCATCGAATATATACCAACTCCTACTCAAGGTAGAAGGGTAAACCATTGTAATGAACATATTATTTGTCTTATATATACTTTTCATATCTATGATAGAATCTCCAACAATATATTTATAATAAAACTCTTTGTAATCGTTCTTTGAAATAGACTTGAGATATTTTCTCTCTATTAACTTCTCTTCGAATCCTGTAGCAATATCCAATAAGGAAGTAGTTCTCCCATCTTCCCCGTATACTTGATTTACATTCATAGAATTATATATCAACCTTTCCTCCTCTGATAAACCCTTTTGCTGTGAACAGAATGAGAAAATAAATATTATCAATATTATAATTGCTCTCATCTTTCTAAAATCCAATCTCTAATGAATGATCTATGATTCCTGAAATTCAAAAATAAACCTCCTAGTCCACCCCATCTAATTGCCCAATTTCCATTACTTGATAACACCTCATGTTGATAATCATGATAACCAAAAACCAAGCCTTTGTTTGGCCCGTGAAATGGAATTTCATACATCACCTTGATGTTTTTGTCACCAACATAAACTGGAGCAAATAAGTCTCCACTTGGTCCCAAAAAAGAACTTAGCCACGACTGCTTTTGTCTGGACAATAAATGCGTACCTCCTGTTTTTAAACACTCAGTGCTTAAGCAAGCAAACAGTTTGTTTAAATCAATGTCACTCTTTGATGTCATATGATACTTAATACCTCTTAAAAGATGTGCCGCTATTACGTTTCTATTTCGCCCTTTAAGGTTTAATTTTCCCGGATGTTCTAGTCCGTTATACTCCGCAAGGAGTTTCATAATCCTCCTAGAACTACTATGTCTTAAATGATTCAATCCTGCCACTGTAGCTCCTGTGGCAGCCCCTCTCCAAAAATCACCGCCCATTATTTCTGATGATAGTCCACCGGACAATGCGGCTCCTCCTATCTGAACCACCCCATTACCATCCAAAGCAGCAATTCCTGAACTAACAGCGGATGACAACCCACCGGCGGCCAAACCCTGCCAGAAGTTGCCTCCCTGCATAGCAGAAAGAGCACCTCCTGAAAGACTGTGTGCCCCCACCTGAAAGGCAGCCACTCCCAACTGGCTTGCACCGGTATTTGCCAGAGATTGGGCCAATTCACCTATGCCCGCACTGAATGCTCCTCCAATGGCTCCAAAAAAGGGCTGCCTTACCACCTCCCTGAAAGAAACTATCACCATTGATCAGGTTATTAATGCCATTGGTTCCCAGACCGATCAAAGCTCCTATTAATACCGGATTTTCTCCACTTGGATCGGTAAAGGCTACAGGATTATTCCCCATTCCGCCGTAAGGAGAAACCGATGGCATTTCTGTTGATTTTGGATCAACAGCAAACCATCTTCCCAGTGCCGGGTCATACTGCCTGGCATGAAAATCATACCAGCCGGTCTTGCTATCCAGCGTTTTGCCCTGGAAAAGCTCCTTGGTGGGGTCTTCGATTTCCCTGACCCAGTTTTCGGCTACCAGTCCATAAGGGTAGTAGTCGGTCATCTGGATCAGTGGGCTTTCTTCCACTTCTACGGTAAAGTCATCAAAGAACGCTTCCTTCCCTTCCGCTGCATCATTGCTGAGATAAATATAACAAAATCCGGGAGCATCAGCAGTGGCCTCCATATAAAATTCCTGGTGCTGCTTATTACTGCCGTCTTCCCTGGCGGTCGTGGTCACAGGTTTGTAGGACAGGTTCTCCACATTGCCTTCACTGTCCACTACCACGATGTTAAGATAGGCTTTAGGGGCCGCTCGAGTTATCACTGCTATGGTCCATCAATCCGGCAAGTGGGGCTATTGGGTTAGTCCCGGCAGTCGCTCCATCAACCACTACTGTGGAAGCATTGTTGGACAAATCCTCAATCAACTGGGCAAAGGAAGAACCCGGTGTCCCCGTAGTAGAGATATCCAGGTATTTCGCCCATACCTCTGCCGATACCTTGTCGCCGGGCTTGACCTCTAGGGATTTAGCCAGTCCATACACTTTAATGTACTCCCAATAGTTAGGTCAATAAACTCTTAAATTTCAATAGGGAGTACATTAGAAAGCCCCTTTGTTAAACTTCTAATTTAGGTAGAATATGCTTTAGAAAGTACATGAATCTTATTACTCTGCTATCACATGACATCTAAACAATGATACTCTAAGAAATTAGTCTCCATTCTTCCAAATTCTTGTAATTTCATACTTATATAGCTGAAAACCTAAATACATTCCCAAACTTAACCAGAGAACATATCCACTTTTATTTTCAGGAATCAATAAGTTTAACAATGATTCATTTATTATGTAAAACAGCAAACTTAAAACAAAAAAGAGAGTTATTCCCCATTCGATCACCATTAACCTTTTCATCTTCTCCATTTTTTTAATTTAAATTTAACTAACTCCGCTATCAAAAACAATACTATTAAAATAGTGAAAGCCGGTATTAAATACTTATTATATTTTTCTTCGTTTTCCAGAAAGAAACTGGAAAACATAAACAAAAAACCACATCCGTATGCACAAATATTTGATACTAACTTCCAATTCTTTATTTTTTTCATCGCTTAGTCCTTAAGGTTTTCGATATAATTTAGGTGAAGGAGCTACGTATGTTTTATCCATAAGTGCTGGTTTATGAACATTATTAGTTCTTATACTTTTCTTATAGTTTTTATATATTTTATATGTTCCTGCTCCAATTAATGCCCATTTGGCAACATTATTTGGAGGGAAACCCCCATCAAATCTTTTTGGATTAAACCCTTCTGGAGCTTTTGGTATATAATTTTTAGGTCTATCAGTATACCATGGTTTAGGAAATGGATCATCATTATATTGGAGCATTGACGTTGTTATTGCAGCCACACCAATCACCCCATATACAGCCCATTTTTGCCAAGCTAAATCTGACGGTTCAAAAGTACCCAAATCATAAGCCATAAGAGATAAAGTAGTTGAAGCCCAATTTCCGCTACCTCTCCACCTTGAAGGTCCTACATAGGGATCCAATCTTGTTCTTTCAATAGTAAACATATCCATCGTACCTCCCTCATATATTTTGTCTTTTTTATCGTTCTGGGAGCCAATATATAAAGGGGGAAAAATTAAATTCTGATGGCCAATACCTAATAGATCATTAGTTCCTTCCAAATTTCCACCCAGAATTGAAAAAGAGCCATAATCATAATTCTCGTAATTTTCAAATCTTGAATCCGCAGGCAACATCCCGTCCGGATCAATGAATCTGATAGGATTATCAAAAGCATAGTTATAAGGGGAATATCTCCTCATCTGATCGGCCATCGGGTCAATCACACCCCACCGTCCAAGATCACTCATATACATCCTGGCCCCAAAATCATCCCATCCGGTCACTTCATCCCTTTCCTTTCCATTGAACTTGAATGCCTGGGACGTGGAACTCGGTTTTGTATAAGAGTTAAAGCTCATCCCAAAAGGATAGTAATCATCCTTCTGCACGATATATCCCGAAGCCTGCATCACCTGCATATCGTCAAAGAACACTTCCGTGGGAGTTGTACTCTCATTGGATAGGTAAATATAAGCATATCCAGGCTCTTTGATCGTGACCGGATTGATTTTTCGGTATTCGTGGGGGATATCGGAGCCGTTTTCTTTTGCCGATGTGCTCACCTGGATAAAGGAGCTTGTGACATAATTATGGTTCCTGTCCAGCACTAACATGTTCAGATAGGCCTTGGGCGCCCCTGCAATACCGCTTCCATGGCTGATCATCCCGGCAAACGGAATGACCGGATCAGTGCCAGCGGTCGCTCCGTCCACCACTATGTGGCTGGCATTGTTCGAAAGGTCTTCGATCAACTGCGCGAAGGAGGAACCTGAAGCTCCCTTGGTCTCCGGATCCAGGTATTTCGCGTTGATGCGGGTCACCTCGCCGTAGCGGCTGAAATATGTCTTTATTGCAGATTTGAAAATGACATTTTCTACAATTTAGTTAGTCTCCATATATCCAATCATAAAGCCCGAAAAGCTCCATTCTCTTTCTCCGGTAAATTTTCAGTTCATTAGGGACTTCCGGCCATCCGTCCCATGGAACTTCAACATCCACCGTGTCCGGAACCGGATAATAAAGCAATGCCTCCGACAAGTCCAGTTTCTCTTTGCTGAATTCAACGACATACCTGTCCCCAGCCCTGAGAGAGTAATCCCCCATTCCCGTTCCACCTTTAATTTTTCTCCCCTGGTAGTAGAATTCAAATTCAATTACTGTACCTGATTTCATCCCAACTGCTTTCCCTACCACTTTTCCGATGGTATAACTTTTCTCGTAGGAATCGTAATAAATGTTCCAAATAATAACTCCAACGAAGCCCAATAATATAGACAACAATATTTTTTTCCACTCACTCATCTTGCACCCCATTCTTAATACCTGTTCCTACAGTGTTTCTAAAATTGCCGTTAAAACCATTGAAAAAGTTTATTACTCCTTTGTCAATACCTGCTGTTCCCATCTTATCAGTATGCCATTTGCTGAAGCCCCCGATCAGTAAATCCGTACCAAACTGGGCAAAGTTTTTTCCTGATCCAACAGTAATGAGTTCTCCCTTCGGCGTAAAATCAAACATGGCCATTGCCACAAATCCTGATTTCCCAAAAATACCGGCAAACCCGATATCGGCTATATCCACTTGGGAAAGGTCTCCATTATAAAGTAAACTGTTCATAATCTGAAATCCGGACTCCAAGGCCATATCCCCACCTGCTTTATTTGCCAAGGTTTCCAATAAAATCGGACTCGCCGCTATAATCACAATACTGCCGGTGACCCCATATTTGTATAAATACCTGATACCGTCAAGGTAGTCGGAGTTTATGCTCTGCTATGCCTCAAAGTCACTGTAATGAAGGGGTCTCCCCCTGGTTAATAAATCCCGAGCCTCCTTTGCACCTTTATTCTGAGCAACATACCCCAGATTCCTATAAACAGTATTGGTACTATTTCTGAACTGTTCAAAGAGCAGGGAATAATCCGGATTTGCTTCCTGCAATCTACTGGCGGTGACCGTGACTTCCGGCAGATCCACTTCAGGACAATCGTCACACTCCCCTAACAGTCCAGTTGGATCGTTGAATTTGATCGGGTTGTTGAACCCAAATACCATCGGACTTATCGAAGTGTACATATCCGACAGTTTGTCCGTACCCAAAAACCGCCCAATTGCAGGATCATAAAACCTGTTCGGCGTCCAGTACAAACCAAGATTCAGATCATCGATCAATTCACTTCCCTTGTTATAAAGGTACTTTTGACTCGTAGCACCCGGCCTGCTATAAGAATTAAAACTCATCCCAAAAGGATAGTAATCATCCTTCTGTACGATGGGACTGTGGGTGTGCGTCACCTTAAAGTCATCAAAAGCCTGTCCCGTATGGCTATCGGGAAACACTTCAATACGGGAACCTGTCTCGTTTGATAGGTAAATATACACATATCCCGGCTCTTTGATCGTGACCGGATTGATTTTTCGGTATTCGTGGGGAATATCCGATCCATTTTCTTTTGCCGATGTGCTCACTTGGACGAAAGAACTGCTGACATAGTTTTGGTTCCTGTCCAGCACCAACAGGTTCAGATAGGCCTTCGGGGCACCGGCCTGGCCGCTGCCATGGCTGATCATCCCGGCAAACGGAATGACCGGATCAGTGCCAGCGGTCGCTCCGTCCAACACTATGTGGCTGGCATTGTTCGAAAGGTCCTCAATTAGCTGGGCGAAGGAGGAGCCTGAAGCCCCCTTGGTCTCCGGATCGAGGTATTTCGCCCATACCTCTGCCGATACCTTGTCACCGGGTTTCATCCCGAAATACGCTACGGGACAGGCTCTCCAGTGACTTGGCCAATCCATAGACTTCATTCCCCATGCCGTTCAGTCGCATGGAGTAGGTCTTCTTGTCTCCCGAATCGGTATGGTCGAAGAGGTCCGCATTGATGCGGGTGGCCTCGCCGTAGCGGTTGAAATACATCTCCTCGTAGTCCTTGGTCTTCCTGTCGTTCTCTGCCGTGGCCAGGTAGGTGTCCGGCGCATCGGGCATGGTCCTGAAGGTCGCCCGCACATTGCCCAGAGCCTGTCCCGAACTTTCTTCGGGATGGTCCTTCAGGTGGTACTGGTAGTCCCATCTATGGTGACTGAATATAAAATTTTTGCTTTACGTTTTTTCTTTAAAATGTTACTACGACAAATTCAAGTAAATCAAAAAAACAATCATCAATACAAAAACCATCATAATAATTTTTCCAGTTACTGATAATACTTTGTGGAGTACCAATAATCGTTTTAATGCTAAATAAGGCTTTGACCCCATTTCTTGAGATTTAATATTATTTAATATATCCTCTCTGATCAACGAAAAAAAAAATGATCTCCTTTTAAACTCTACACCATAGGATTTATAAATAAAATGAGTATAAATATTGTAAGTACATGCTAAAACAACATGTACCATGATCAAATAATAGAACAGTTTAAAATAAATCACTCCTCGTCAATTATAAAATGATCAGTTTTTATACTAGTGTTGTCTCTTGGAGTTAATAAACGTTGTCTTAATTCTTCTTGGATATCCTCCTTTGATGGCCACTGAATTTCACTTTGCTTATTTATATAATCTTTTGCACGATTGATAAATTCGGTCAATTGCTCCGATGCAATACCTAGACCCTCTGCCAGTTTCCCCATTTCTTCTTTTGTTAAATCCGTTAGATTCATTGGTTCGCCCAGAAATTCAGTATATGAAGCTTCTGCCCAAATTCCTCCACCCATTGCTCCTCCCGGAGATGCAAATGGAATCAATCCACCTAACTGAGTACCATCAGCTGTTGTCGTTAATTCTAGTGAACCGCCAGCTAAGCCAGTTGGGGTTGCGCCTAAAAAACCTCCAACACCAAAGCCTAGACCAGACAAATCTTCTAAGTCCCCGCTATTTACATAGGTTCCAATTCCACCTGCTATCCCAATACCTGATGCTGGCCCTAATGAACCTGACACAAACCTTACAGCATGAATGCCTTCTTTTCCTCTTCTAGTACCTATAGCCATTCCATATGCCCCACTGCCAGTTACACTTAAATTACCAACAACTGGAACTATACCTCTTCCCTCTGCTTGAATAGAAACAGCCTCCAGTCCCTCCAATTCAACATGTGCCGTCACCTTGTTCTCACTAAAAGCATATGGCGAGTTATAGTAATATTCTTCCGCCAACGGGTCAACATTAAAGAATCTTCCCAGATCAGGCTGGTGGTTTCTCCACTTAAAGGAATCCCAATTCAGTCCCAGATCATCAATATGTTCCTGCCCCTGGAATTTCCAGTTCTGAGCCACACTTTC from Echinicola soli encodes the following:
- a CDS encoding RHS repeat-associated core domain-containing protein; the protein is MKSMGWPSHWRACPVAYIGIKPGDKVSAEVWAKYLDPETKGASGSSFAQLIEDLSNNASHIVVDGATAGTDPVIPFAGMISHGSGNAGAPKAYLNLLVLDRNQNYVSSSFVQVSTSAKENGSDIPHEYRKINPVTIKEPGYVYIYLSNESGKRIEVFPDSHTGQAFDDFKVTHTHSPIVQKDDYYPFGMSFNSYTRPESVAQNWKFQGQEHIDDLGLNWDSFKWRNHQPDLGRFFNVDPLAEEYYYNSPYAFSENKVTAHVELEGLEAVSIQAEGRGIVPVVGNLSVTGSGAYGMAIGTRRGKEGIHAVRFVSGSLGPASGIGIAGGIGTYVNSGDLEDLSGLGFGVGGFLGATPTGLAGGSLELTTTADGTQLGGLIPFASPGGAMGGGIWAEASYTEFLGEPMNLTDLTKEEMGKLAEGLGIASEQLTEFINRAKDYINKQSEIQWPSKEDIQEELRQRLLTPRDNTSIKTDHFIIDEE
- a CDS encoding RHS repeat-associated core domain-containing protein, with the translated sequence MITRAAPKAYLNIVVVDSEGNVENLSYKPVTTTAREDGSNKQHQEFYMEATADAPGFCYIYLSNDAAEGKEAFFDDFTVEVEESPLIQMTDYYPYGLVAENWVREIEDPTKELFQGKTLDSKTGWYDFHARQYDPALGRWFAVDPKSTEMPSVSPYGGMGNNPVAFTDPSGENPVLIGALIGLGTNGINNLINGDSFFQGGGKAALFWSHWRSIQCGHR
- a CDS encoding RHS repeat-associated core domain-containing protein, translating into MYKTGWYDFHARQYDAALGRWFAVDPDGEFVGPILGAMAAGAAQSALFYAASLTAGNSWDWGQFASQVGRGALMGGLANAASTAVSTGSAAGLNSLGISPQTSGFIGGALGSWPGTLVAGGSIDWGMAAGKALLAGASARNAIEAQMPITGQRGNFAIPVFRDDYVSLPVHTIEALEGYDLAGWHKLFASGYNPVVAGVYGGRQAFADTPFGGAILSIPEMVGGEMALSAAVRGVKAVAKGGSFLKGGKTFSQFKTSYWATRTKPTFQPIRMSSGKVFKVHMELHHRFIPQRAKWAPNWLKNNRLNLQPLNTIQHGIRDPYRYRFFPKEIKNAINSGNTFGY
- a CDS encoding RHS repeat domain-containing protein produces the protein MISHGSGIAGAPKAYLNMLVLDRNHNYVTSSFIQVSTSAKENGSDIPHEYRKINPVTIKEPGYAYIYLSNESTTPTEVFFDDMQVMQASGYIVQKDDYYPFGMSFNSYTKPSSTSQAFKFNGKERDEVTGWDDFGARMYMSDLGRWGVIDPMADQMRRYSPYNYAFDNPIRFIDPDGMLPADSRFENYENYDYGSFSILGGNLEGTNDLLGIGHQNLIFPPLYIGSQNDKKDKIYEGGTMDMFTIERTRLDPYVGPSRWRGSGNWASTTLSLMAYDLGTFEPSDLAWQKWAVYGVIGVAAITTSMLQYNDDPFPKPWYTDRPKNYIPKAPEGFNPKRFDGGFPPNNVAKWALIGAGTYKIYKNYKKSIRTNNVHKPALMDKTYVAPSPKLYRKP
- a CDS encoding SPRY domain-containing protein → MSEWKKILLSILLGFVGVIIWNIYYDSYEKSYTIGKVVGKAVGMKSGTVIEFEFYYQGRKIKGGTGMGDYSLRAGDRYVVEFSKEKLDLSEALLYYPVPDTVDVEVPWDGWPEVPNELKIYRRKRMELFGLYDWIYGD
- a CDS encoding RHS repeat-associated core domain-containing protein, coding for MKSMDWPSHWRACPVAYFGMKPGDKVSAEVWAKYLDPETKGASGSSFAQLIEDLSNNASHIVLDGATAGTDPVIPFAGMISHGSGQAGAPKAYLNLLVLDRNQNYVSSSFVQVSTSAKENGSDIPHEYRKINPVTIKEPGYVYIYLSNETGSRIEVFPDSHTGQAFDDFKVTHTHSPIVQKDDYYPFGMSFNSYSRPGATSQKYLYNKGSELIDDLNLGLYWTPNRFYDPAIGRFLGTDKLSDMYTSISPMVFGFNNPIKFNDPTGLLGECDDCPEVDLPEVTVTASRLQEANPDYSLLFEQFRNSTNTVYRNLGYVAQNKGAKEARDLLTRGRPLHYSDFEA